One Bosea sp. 685 DNA segment encodes these proteins:
- a CDS encoding N-acetylmuramoyl-L-alanine amidase yields the protein MLSRVLLGSWLAVVCVSAGDANPGPANDFPVATDARIEQAGEIIRLTVALSRPVAVSTSVMASPDRVIVDLPSVNFQMQPTTGRNGAGFVSAFRFGLFTAERSRIIIDLAQPALVARAEMRNRRGGFGELVVELKRSSRAEFQAAANEASKTRPEAAISPVEIVKPAGDTRQLVVIDPGHGGIDPGTVVASIAEKTVVLAFGMTLKESLEASGRYRILMTRDEDRFVPLGERVKIAREAGADLFISIHADSLTQAQDVRGATVYTGSERATDAEAARLAAKENQADTVAGLDSSEDTQDVAGILMDLAKRETRTFSSVFARNLVETLGGSVKMHKVPLRSAGFRVLSAPDVPSVLIELGYMSSPKDAELLNSAAWRTQAVAAVHAAVDGYFAQGRPPAGKAAENRR from the coding sequence TTGCTTTCGCGCGTGCTTCTCGGCTCCTGGCTTGCCGTTGTCTGCGTAAGCGCCGGCGACGCCAATCCCGGGCCCGCCAATGATTTTCCGGTCGCGACCGACGCCAGGATCGAGCAGGCCGGAGAGATCATCCGCCTGACCGTGGCGCTGTCGCGGCCTGTTGCCGTCAGCACATCTGTGATGGCCTCGCCCGACCGGGTGATCGTCGATTTGCCGTCCGTCAATTTCCAGATGCAGCCCACGACCGGGCGCAATGGCGCGGGCTTCGTCAGCGCCTTCCGTTTCGGCCTGTTCACGGCCGAGCGCTCGCGCATCATCATCGACCTGGCGCAGCCCGCTCTCGTCGCGCGCGCCGAGATGCGCAACCGGCGCGGCGGCTTCGGCGAGCTCGTGGTCGAGCTGAAGCGCTCCTCGCGGGCGGAGTTCCAGGCGGCGGCGAATGAGGCCTCGAAAACGCGCCCCGAGGCGGCCATATCACCGGTCGAGATCGTCAAGCCTGCCGGAGATACCCGCCAGCTCGTGGTCATCGACCCAGGCCATGGCGGCATCGACCCGGGCACGGTGGTGGCGTCGATTGCGGAAAAGACGGTCGTGCTGGCTTTCGGCATGACGCTGAAGGAGAGCTTGGAAGCGTCCGGGCGCTATCGCATCCTGATGACTCGTGATGAGGATCGCTTCGTGCCGCTGGGCGAGCGGGTGAAGATCGCGCGGGAGGCGGGGGCTGATCTGTTCATCTCGATTCATGCGGATTCGCTGACGCAGGCGCAGGATGTGCGCGGCGCCACGGTCTATACGGGCTCCGAGCGCGCGACCGATGCGGAAGCGGCCCGGCTGGCGGCCAAGGAAAATCAGGCCGACACGGTCGCGGGCCTCGATTCGAGCGAGGATACGCAAGACGTCGCCGGCATCCTGATGGATCTGGCCAAGCGTGAGACGCGGACCTTCTCCTCGGTGTTCGCGCGCAATCTCGTCGAGACGCTCGGCGGCTCGGTAAAGATGCACAAGGTGCCGCTCCGCTCGGCGGGGTTCCGTGTGCTGAGCGCGCCCGATGTTCCTTCCGTGCTGATCGAGCTCGGCTATATGTCGAGCCCGAAGGATGCGGAATTGCTCAATTCGGCGGCCTGGCGGACGCAGGCCGTGGCGGCCGTGCATGCCGCGGTCGACGGGTATTTCGCGCAGGGCCGCCCGCCTGCCGGCAAGGCTGCGGAGAACCGGCGCTGA
- a CDS encoding ribonuclease E/G, producing MANKMLIDATHPEETRVVVVRGSRVEEFDFESASRKPLRGNIYLAKVTRVEPSLQAAFVEYGGNRHGFLAFSEIHPDYYQIPVADRQALIAEEARADREEERDEEKREKRGGGRRDRGRRGDRDGRAKKASHDETVTSEIEADGKGAAMVNEGGPAFGEEFAPSITESATEEAVENAPSLTFETETVEALATDEAAPEGEEARKPAEDEEDGEDHAHEDGEHEEPEQLGGGDALDDISERPQRHHRRQYKIQEVIKRRQIILVQVVKEERGNKGAALTTYLSLAGRYSVLMPNTGKGGGISRKITNTEDRKRLKEVASELEVPEGMGIILRTAGASRTKVEIKRDYEYLMRMWESVRELTLASVAPALVYEEGNLVKRSIRDLYNKDIDEVHVAGEEAYREAKDFMRMLMPSHAKSVKAYREQTPLFAGFGVESQLDAMFSNNVTLKSGGYIVINQTEALVAIDINSGRSTREHNIEDTALKTNLEAAEEISRQLRLRDLAGLIVIDFIDMEENRNNRAVEKKLKDCLKDDRARIQVGRISAFGLLEMSRQRIRTGVLESSSVPCPHCAGAGMMRSAASVSLQILRALEENLIKSASHNLTVRTRPEVALYVLNQKRAHLTDLETRFAIAISITVDATLLGTRYFEVERGEFVGNEGRIVPTSFKAEAIPADIDDDALDAAAEAEALGAEDEGVEAGEATTTAAANDDKPDRGDGEARGEGGRKRRRRRRRRRGGERDANGVRLDGGTDAEGDEDGQDDDEDGDENATESQETETVAAAPEPVVTEVAAEPEAEADAKPRRGRRGGRKPKVDAETLADTEARVEVAKVVDAPEVVTEAVTVEAEAAPAEKPKRSRARKKIVPITEDGEAAPVVAETAPAEPVAAEPVAAAPVPEPEPAPVPRVVEEPVAVVLTPPDPDRPKRGGWWNKLAGRN from the coding sequence ATGGCCAACAAGATGCTCATCGACGCCACCCACCCGGAGGAGACCCGGGTCGTGGTGGTTCGCGGATCCCGCGTCGAGGAATTTGATTTCGAATCCGCCAGCCGCAAACCGCTGCGGGGCAACATCTATCTGGCGAAGGTGACGCGCGTGGAGCCCTCGCTCCAGGCCGCCTTCGTCGAGTACGGCGGCAACCGCCATGGCTTCCTTGCCTTCTCCGAAATTCACCCGGATTACTACCAGATCCCGGTCGCCGACCGTCAGGCGCTGATCGCCGAAGAGGCGCGCGCCGACCGTGAGGAAGAGCGCGATGAGGAGAAGCGCGAAAAGCGCGGCGGCGGTCGTCGCGACCGTGGCCGCCGAGGCGACCGCGACGGGCGCGCCAAGAAGGCGTCCCATGACGAGACCGTCACCTCCGAGATCGAGGCCGACGGCAAGGGCGCCGCGATGGTCAATGAAGGCGGGCCTGCCTTCGGCGAGGAATTCGCACCGTCAATCACCGAATCCGCGACCGAGGAAGCCGTCGAGAACGCACCCTCGCTGACCTTCGAGACGGAAACGGTCGAGGCCCTCGCCACGGACGAAGCCGCGCCGGAAGGCGAAGAGGCCCGCAAGCCGGCCGAGGACGAAGAGGACGGCGAAGACCACGCTCACGAAGACGGCGAGCATGAGGAGCCCGAGCAGCTCGGTGGCGGCGACGCGCTCGACGACATCTCCGAGCGGCCCCAGCGCCATCATCGCCGCCAGTACAAGATCCAGGAGGTGATCAAGCGCCGCCAGATCATCCTGGTCCAGGTCGTCAAGGAAGAGCGCGGCAACAAGGGCGCGGCACTCACTACCTATCTCTCGCTCGCCGGCCGTTACTCGGTGCTCATGCCCAATACCGGCAAGGGCGGCGGCATCTCGCGCAAGATCACCAATACCGAGGATCGCAAGCGCCTGAAGGAGGTTGCCTCCGAACTCGAGGTGCCCGAGGGGATGGGCATCATCCTGCGCACCGCCGGCGCCTCGCGCACCAAGGTCGAGATCAAGCGCGACTACGAATATCTGATGCGGATGTGGGAGAGCGTGCGCGAATTGACGCTCGCCTCGGTCGCGCCGGCGCTGGTCTATGAGGAGGGCAACCTCGTAAAGCGCTCGATCCGCGACCTCTACAACAAGGACATCGACGAGGTTCACGTCGCCGGCGAAGAGGCCTACCGCGAGGCCAAGGACTTCATGCGCATGCTCATGCCGAGCCATGCCAAGAGCGTGAAGGCCTATCGCGAGCAGACGCCGCTCTTCGCCGGGTTCGGCGTCGAGAGCCAGCTCGACGCGATGTTCTCCAACAATGTGACGCTGAAATCCGGCGGCTATATCGTCATCAACCAGACCGAGGCGCTGGTTGCCATCGACATCAACTCCGGGCGTTCGACCCGCGAGCACAATATCGAGGACACCGCCCTCAAGACCAATCTCGAAGCGGCGGAGGAGATCTCCCGCCAGCTCCGCCTGCGCGACCTGGCCGGCCTCATCGTGATCGATTTCATCGACATGGAGGAGAACCGCAACAACCGCGCTGTCGAGAAGAAGCTGAAGGATTGCCTCAAGGACGACCGCGCCCGCATCCAGGTCGGCCGCATCTCGGCCTTCGGCCTGCTTGAAATGTCGCGCCAGCGCATTCGCACCGGCGTGCTCGAGAGTTCGTCCGTGCCCTGCCCGCATTGCGCCGGTGCCGGCATGATGCGCTCGGCGGCTTCCGTCTCGCTGCAGATCCTGCGCGCGCTTGAGGAAAACCTGATCAAGAGCGCTTCGCATAACCTCACCGTCCGCACCCGGCCGGAGGTCGCGCTCTATGTGCTGAATCAGAAGCGCGCCCATCTCACCGATCTGGAAACCCGCTTCGCCATCGCAATCAGCATTACGGTCGACGCAACCCTGCTCGGCACGCGCTATTTCGAGGTCGAGCGCGGCGAGTTCGTCGGCAATGAAGGCCGCATCGTTCCGACCTCCTTCAAGGCGGAGGCGATCCCCGCCGATATCGACGATGACGCGCTCGACGCCGCCGCTGAAGCCGAGGCGCTCGGCGCCGAAGACGAGGGCGTCGAAGCAGGCGAGGCCACGACAACTGCTGCCGCCAATGATGACAAGCCGGACCGTGGCGATGGCGAAGCGCGCGGCGAAGGCGGCCGCAAGCGCAGGCGTCGTCGCCGGCGGCGGCGTGGCGGCGAGCGCGACGCCAATGGCGTGCGCCTCGACGGCGGCACGGATGCCGAGGGCGATGAGGATGGTCAGGACGACGACGAGGACGGCGATGAGAACGCCACCGAATCGCAGGAGACCGAGACCGTCGCTGCGGCTCCCGAGCCGGTCGTGACCGAAGTGGCGGCAGAGCCGGAAGCCGAGGCGGACGCCAAGCCGCGCCGCGGCCGCCGTGGCGGACGCAAGCCCAAAGTTGACGCCGAGACTCTGGCTGACACTGAGGCTCGGGTCGAGGTCGCCAAGGTCGTGGACGCTCCCGAGGTGGTGACCGAGGCCGTCACGGTCGAGGCTGAAGCCGCCCCGGCCGAGAAGCCCAAGCGCAGCCGCGCCCGCAAGAAGATCGTGCCGATCACCGAAGACGGTGAAGCAGCGCCGGTCGTCGCAGAAACCGCGCCGGCTGAGCCCGTCGCCGCAGAGCCGGTCGCTGCCGCGCCTGTTCCGGAACCAGAGCCCGCCCCCGTTCCTCGCGTGGTCGAGGAGCCGGTCGCAGTGGTGCTGACCCCGCCCGACCCGGACCGCCCCAAGCGCGGCGGCTGGTGGAACAAGCTGGCCGGCAGGAACTGA